In Candidatus Krumholzibacteriia bacterium, one genomic interval encodes:
- a CDS encoding PaaI family thioesterase, which translates to MTEPAFQDLYPEPYAQCYGCGRLNEQGLQIKSRWEGDVSVCHYTPRPEHTAVPGYVYGGLLASLVDCHATGTAAAAATHAHGDPLRADTIRRFVTARLEVDYRAPTPLGVELELRARPVEVKGRKVVVDIELLAEGRVTVTGHAICVEAPSSLIDDG; encoded by the coding sequence ATGACCGAACCCGCATTCCAGGACCTCTACCCGGAACCCTACGCCCAGTGCTACGGTTGCGGCCGGCTGAACGAACAGGGCCTGCAGATCAAGAGCCGGTGGGAAGGCGACGTGTCGGTGTGCCACTACACGCCGCGCCCCGAGCACACCGCGGTCCCCGGCTACGTGTACGGAGGGCTGCTGGCGTCGCTGGTCGACTGCCACGCCACCGGCACCGCCGCGGCCGCGGCCACACACGCGCATGGCGATCCGTTGCGTGCCGACACCATCCGCCGCTTCGTCACGGCGCGCCTCGAGGTCGACTACCGCGCGCCCACGCCGCTGGGCGTGGAACTCGAACTGCGCGCCCGACCCGTCGAGGTGAAGGGCCGCAAGGTCGTCGTCGACATCGAACTGCTGGCCGAAGGAAGAGTCACCGTGACCGGCCATGCGATCTGTGTCGAGGCACCGTCGTCGCTGATCGACGA